A stretch of the Arachis stenosperma cultivar V10309 chromosome 6, arast.V10309.gnm1.PFL2, whole genome shotgun sequence genome encodes the following:
- the LOC130933852 gene encoding mitochondrial import inner membrane translocase subunit TIM14-2-like isoform X2, which produces MNASMRNNKKRSERKRKHEPVSIAEGFNSFRNGLAVAAAATVGRYGIHALQAFKARPPQVRRFYEGGFQATMNRREAALVLGVRDRTPTDKIKEAHRRVMIANHPDAGGSHYLASKINEAKEVMLGKIKGGGSAF; this is translated from the exons ATGAATGCGTCAATGCGAAACAATAAAAAACGAAGCGAAAGGAAACGCAAACACGAGCCAGTTTCCATTGCAGAAGGGTTTAACAGTTTTCGGAATG GCCTTGCTGTGGCAGCTGCTGCAACTGTTGGTAGATATGGTATCCATGCCTTGCAAGCATTCAAGGCGAGGCCACCTCAAGTGCGTAGATTTTACGAAGGCGGTTTCCAAGCTACTATGAATAGAAGGGAAGCTGCTCTGGTGCTTGGGGTTAG AGATCGAACTCCGACAGATAAGATTAAAGAAGCGCATAGGAGGGTGATGATTGCAAACCATCCGGATGCAGGTGGAAGCCATTACCTAGCATCCAAAATCAATGAAGCAAAAGAGGTCATGCTTGGAAAGATCAAGGGTGGTGGGTCAGCATTTTGA
- the LOC130933852 gene encoding mitochondrial import inner membrane translocase subunit TIM14-3-like isoform X1 produces the protein MRQCETIKNEAKGNANTSQFPLQKGLTVFGMATPFLAGLAVAAAATVGRYGIHALQAFKARPPQVRRFYEGGFQATMNRREAALVLGVRDRTPTDKIKEAHRRVMIANHPDAGGSHYLASKINEAKEVMLGKIKGGGSAF, from the exons ATGCGTCAATGCGAAACAATAAAAAACGAAGCGAAAGGAAACGCAAACACGAGCCAGTTTCCATTGCAGAAGGGTTTAACAGTTTTCGGAATG GCTACACCTTTTCTGGCAGGCCTTGCTGTGGCAGCTGCTGCAACTGTTGGTAGATATGGTATCCATGCCTTGCAAGCATTCAAGGCGAGGCCACCTCAAGTGCGTAGATTTTACGAAGGCGGTTTCCAAGCTACTATGAATAGAAGGGAAGCTGCTCTGGTGCTTGGGGTTAG AGATCGAACTCCGACAGATAAGATTAAAGAAGCGCATAGGAGGGTGATGATTGCAAACCATCCGGATGCAGGTGGAAGCCATTACCTAGCATCCAAAATCAATGAAGCAAAAGAGGTCATGCTTGGAAAGATCAAGGGTGGTGGGTCAGCATTTTGA
- the LOC130933851 gene encoding uncharacterized protein LOC130933851, translating to MAEMRVTNSWSDELASLMDDDPVGFSSSTTFEVRRSVYAPPPPSVEEPVVVAEGEESLKEQAMGFLMAWCEILMELGRGCRDILRQNFLNEDSFLFRNFALPCAKVSKRLSFLNDFLPEDRDPFHAWSIVVFVFVLALAAISVDPNHDALTEVMKVRTHPPSARRILLPDGRNMSYYEQGVSAARARFSLVAPHSLLSSRLAGIPGVKASLLEDYGVRLVTYDLPGFGESDPHPTRNLNSSATDMLHLANAVNVTVKFWVLCHSSGCVHAWASLRYIPDRVAGAVMLAPMINPYEPGMVKDEMKRTWVKWLPKRKFMYILAHRFPKLLSFFYKKNFLPENHDQIDKQLYYSLGKKDDILIEEPEFEEFWQRDVEESVRQGSVQPFIEEVILQVSKWGFGIEELRVQRKCQTRSLLLWLKSMYSQAECELEGFPGLIHIWQGMDDRVVPPSMMEYIGRVLPEAIIHKLQNEGHFSYFFFCDECHSKIFSTVFGTPQGPIQEPQEEIAYEENTEDLIQQRTSDSDTA from the exons atggcGGAAATGAGAGTGACGAATTCGTGGAGCGATGAGCTAGCGAGTCTCATGGACGACGATCCGGTCGGTTTCTCGTCTTCCACGACGTTTGAGGTGAGGAGATCGGTGTACGCGCCGCCTCCGCCGAGCGTGGAGGAGCCAGTGGTGGTGGCGGAGGGGGAGGAGAGCTTGAAGGAGCAGGCGATGGGGTTCTTGATGGCATGGTGTGAGATACTGATGGAGTTAGGTAGGGGATGCAGGGACATACTGCGGCAGAACTTTCTCAACGAAGATTCCTTCCTTTTCAGAAACTTCGCACTGCCTTGCGCTAAGGTCTCAAAGAGGTTGAGTTTCCTCAACGATTTCTTGCCCGAGGATCGCGATCCCTTCCATGCCTGGTCCATCGTCGTCTTCGTCTTTGTTCTTGCCCTCGCAG CTATAAGTGTAGATCCCAATCATGATGCTCTAACCGAGGTGATGAAGGTTCGCACACACCCTCCCAGTGCTAGACGCATATTACTTCCAGACGGTAGAAACATGTCTTATTATGAGCAAGGTGTTTCAGCTGCCAGAGCTAGATTTTCTCTTGTTGCTCCACATTCTTTACTTTCATCTCGATTAGCAG GTATACCTGGGGTTAAAGCATCATTGCTTGAAGATTACGGTGTCCGTTTGGTCACATATGATCTTCCTGGTTTTGGGGAAAGTGACCCTCATCCCACCAGAAATCTCAATTCATCAGCCACTGACATGTTACATTTAGCCAATGCTGTCAATGTTACTGTTAAGTTCTGGGTGCTATGTCATTCAAGTGGATGTGTTCATGCCTGGGCATCACTCAGATATATTCCTGACAGAGTCGCAG GTGCAGTGATGCTAGCTCCTATGATTAATCCATATGAACCTGGCATGGTTAAAGACGAGATGAAAAGAACTTGGGTGAAGTGGCTGCCAAAGAGgaaatttatgtatatattgGCTCATAGGTTTCCGAaacttctctcttttttctacAAGAAGAACTTCTTGCCGGAAAATCATGATCAAATTGATAAGCAGCTATATTATTCATTAGGAAAGAAG gatgatattttgattgAAGAAccagaatttgaagaattttGGCAGCGTGATGTGGAGGAGTCGGTTCGTCAGGGAAGTGTGCAGCCATTTATAGAGGAAGTTATTCTTCAGGTATCGAAATGGGGTTTTGGCATAGAAGAACTTCGTGTGCAGAGGAAGTGTCAAACAAGAAGTTTACTTCTTTGGTTGAAGTCCATGTACAGTCAGGCAGAATGTGAGTTAGAAGGATTTCCTGGCCTTATACACATATGGCAG GGAATGGATGATAGAGTGGTCCCACCATCAATGATGGAATACATAGGACGGGTATTACCAGAGGCAATAATCCACAAGTTACAAAATGAGGGCCACTTTTCCTATTTCTTTTTCTGTGATGAGTGTCATAGTAAGATATTTTCCACTGTGTTTGGAACCCCTCAAGGTCCTATACAAGAACCACAAGAGGAAATTGCATACGAGGAAAATACAGAAGATCTTATCCAACAACGTACTTCTGATTCTGATACGGCATGA